The Nocardia sp. BMG51109 nucleotide sequence GGGGACCCTCGATTCGTGCGGCGGCGATCCGGTCGTCCCGCACGGTGAGCCCGGTGACCTCGGCGGGCGTCCGGATGTCGACACCCAGGCCGCGCAGATAGCGCTCCCACGGGTCGATCCAGGCATCGTTGGTGGGCGCGTTCATGATTCGGTTGAGCTGTCCGTCGCTGCCGGGATAGTCGAGTGCGGAGTAGAAGATCGCCTCGAGCCCCTGCCCGATGGTGCGCGCGCTGCCCACCTGTGCCTTCAGCGCCTCGATGATCTGCGACTGCTGACCGAAGAGTCGTTGGTAGTTCACCGATTTGGTCTCGGCGCGGATGAAGTCCCACCAGGTGATGAACTCCCACTGGCCGAAGCGACGCTCATCGCAGCTGGTCAGGAAGATCAGCATGCGATCGGCGAGGTAGGCCTGCTCCGCGGGCGAGATATCGACCCCGGCCTGGAGCGCGCCGAGGACGGCCTGCCGGAGCCCGTCGAGATCGTCGAACGTATTCGTGATCCCGGCGGGTACGCCGAGGCCGAACCGCCCCCCGTCCCGGGCCAGCATGACGTAGTCGACCACCGTGAGGTTGTCGAAAACACCCCGGGGATTGCCGGGAAACGGAATGCGGCGCAACGTATCCGGAAGATGCCGGTAGAAGCCGAAGTAGCCCCGATGCCCGTGTTCGCCGGGAAGATCGCGGCGCCCGCCCCGCCCGGTATCGGGCACGGCCAGGCTTCTCGCCTTGCCCCCGAGCGCCTTTCGCTCATAGACGGTGACATCGAACCCCCGCTCGGCAAGTTCGTGCGCCACCGTCAGCCCGGCCACACCCCCACCGAGCACGGCCACCGTCTGCCGCCGCCCACCCGGCCGGGAGCCCGCGGAGGGCGCCCCGAACGTCAGCCCCAGCCCGGCCGCACCCACCGCGCCCCCGGCTGCCTGAAGCAGCTTCCTTCTACTGAATTGTCGGACACTTAATGTTGACTTAGGCGCGGACGATGGTAGCGGCAACATATCGGACATGACGCAGTTCCGTCCTGTACTAGAGCGTTCTACTGGGTTGACACGCCCGCGATCCTTCGGCCACACTGCCGCGCGCGGAGGCCCGACTCCCGAGTCGGGCTATGTTCATTGAGAGAATGAACATTAACTTAATGCGGCCAACCTACCAGGTTTTGCCGGAATGCCAACTGTGACAGCCTCTTTGGTGGTGATCTACGCCACAGGGATGGGGCGGTAACCCGATCGCCGAGAACTCGCTGACTGACCGCCTCCGCGTCGCCGCGTTCCGCTCGCCGCTGAGCGCGTCGTCGAGCGACGGCACTGTGTCCCGTCGGCTCACCGCAGTTCGAGGGCGGCCAAGGCGAGGGACAGTTCCACGTAGGAGCGCTGGCCTTCCAGAGGCCGGCCGAGCAGTGTCGAAATCCGTT carries:
- a CDS encoding FAD-dependent oxidoreductase, translating into MSDMLPLPSSAPKSTLSVRQFSRRKLLQAAGGAVGAAGLGLTFGAPSAGSRPGGRRQTVAVLGGGVAGLTVAHELAERGFDVTVYERKALGGKARSLAVPDTGRGGRRDLPGEHGHRGYFGFYRHLPDTLRRIPFPGNPRGVFDNLTVVDYVMLARDGGRFGLGVPAGITNTFDDLDGLRQAVLGALQAGVDISPAEQAYLADRMLIFLTSCDERRFGQWEFITWWDFIRAETKSVNYQRLFGQQSQIIEALKAQVGSARTIGQGLEAIFYSALDYPGSDGQLNRIMNAPTNDAWIDPWERYLRGLGVDIRTPAEVTGLTVRDDRIAAARIEGPRGTETVTADWFVLSVPLERARPILSTPELLAADPGFGKLTALQTTWSAGIQYYLNRELPGIAGHIAYIDSPWKLVSISQSQFWRENFAATWGSGAEKESFSVVVSDWTDTPGMLYGKLAKDCTPQELADETWAQMKAHLNGTGPAVLTDNLIESYYIGPAVTDLGTPRAADDELFFVNSVGSWYDRPTAKTAIPNLFLAADYVQAPKNVDFASMEAANEAARHAVNALLDEAGSTEHRAPLFDGYRPPEVEAFKAADLARYRAGRPHALDLG